The following coding sequences lie in one Deltaproteobacteria bacterium genomic window:
- a CDS encoding caspase family protein: MPSTRSPRARVISLLVFAVAWLCIGRPARAEPDGATEAEAEAATTPVRRFALLVGANDGGPERVRLRYATTDADAVATVLKQIGGVRDAEMVMLRDPTPEELDAAFEDLAQRVREAASAGMRTQLLFYYSGHSDERGLLLAGDRVQYPALRKRVQAIGADVKIAILDSCASGAFTRSKGGTRRAPFLVGGGSKVEGHAFLTSSSADEAAQESDRVGGSFFTHFLTTGMRGAADADGDRYVTLTEAYRFAFDETLARTETTRGGPQHAAYDIQLAGSGDLVMTDLHRPSATLSLAADVIGRVSVRGRSGRLAAEFYKTKQTGAIALAIEPGKYQIMVDDGAARRRADVEIGRGGKLGVAAKDFRTIPTEYVALRGNSTYVEVPFDVGLLPPLSLNGRAAKRVHDHDARVRNRVSLGVLWNRSTRVDGMSIALGASIIDEQLHGIQGAVGAAIVRGEAEGMQFATTFNHADTLVGAQLGMVNDVGHLRKGAQLGMINLGGKVDGLQLGLVNWAHSAKASIGLISLTREGGVHPELWTSDLAAFNLGLRFPARYTYSGFVIGVHPFGRGASWQFGLLLGAHVPIVKSAFLDVDIGSYIVLQGMKVTKPPGTVNQLRMLFGWQALPRLAVFGGPTLSLFVNKVSDDLARPGYRWTVFDHVKSNVRTRLWPGFAVGLRF; encoded by the coding sequence ATGCCCTCGACCCGCAGCCCGCGCGCGCGCGTGATCTCCCTGCTCGTGTTCGCAGTGGCGTGGCTGTGCATCGGCCGACCCGCGCGGGCCGAGCCCGACGGCGCGACCGAGGCCGAGGCCGAGGCCGCGACCACGCCCGTGCGTCGCTTCGCGCTGCTGGTCGGGGCCAACGACGGCGGTCCCGAGCGCGTACGACTGCGCTACGCGACCACCGACGCCGACGCGGTGGCGACGGTACTGAAGCAGATCGGTGGGGTGCGCGACGCCGAGATGGTCATGCTGCGCGACCCGACCCCCGAGGAGCTCGACGCTGCGTTCGAGGACCTCGCGCAGCGCGTGCGCGAGGCCGCGTCGGCGGGCATGCGCACGCAGCTGCTGTTCTACTATTCGGGACACTCCGACGAGCGCGGCCTCTTGCTCGCCGGCGATCGCGTGCAGTACCCGGCGCTGCGCAAGCGTGTGCAGGCGATCGGGGCCGACGTGAAGATCGCGATCCTCGACTCGTGCGCCTCCGGGGCCTTCACGCGCAGCAAGGGTGGCACGCGACGCGCACCGTTCCTGGTCGGCGGCGGCAGCAAGGTCGAGGGGCACGCGTTCCTCACCTCGAGCTCCGCCGACGAGGCCGCGCAGGAGTCCGACCGCGTCGGCGGATCCTTCTTCACGCACTTTCTCACCACCGGCATGCGCGGGGCCGCCGACGCCGACGGCGATCGCTACGTGACGCTGACCGAGGCCTATCGCTTCGCCTTCGACGAGACGCTGGCGCGCACGGAGACCACGCGGGGCGGGCCACAGCACGCCGCCTACGACATCCAGCTCGCAGGCTCGGGCGACCTCGTGATGACCGATCTGCATCGACCGTCGGCCACCCTCAGCCTCGCCGCCGACGTGATCGGGCGCGTGTCGGTGCGTGGGCGCTCGGGTCGACTCGCCGCCGAGTTCTACAAGACCAAGCAGACCGGCGCCATCGCGCTGGCCATCGAGCCCGGCAAGTACCAGATCATGGTCGACGACGGCGCGGCGCGGCGACGGGCCGACGTCGAGATCGGCCGCGGCGGCAAGCTCGGGGTCGCCGCCAAGGACTTCCGCACGATCCCGACCGAGTACGTCGCGCTGCGCGGCAACAGCACCTACGTCGAGGTGCCATTCGACGTGGGACTGCTGCCACCGCTGTCGCTCAATGGCCGCGCGGCCAAGCGCGTGCACGACCACGACGCGCGGGTCCGCAACCGCGTGAGCCTGGGCGTGCTGTGGAACCGTTCGACCCGTGTCGACGGCATGAGCATCGCGCTCGGTGCGTCGATCATCGACGAGCAGCTGCACGGCATCCAGGGCGCCGTCGGGGCCGCAATCGTGCGCGGCGAGGCCGAGGGCATGCAGTTCGCGACCACGTTCAACCACGCCGACACGTTGGTGGGCGCGCAGCTGGGGATGGTCAACGACGTCGGCCACCTGCGAAAGGGTGCCCAGCTCGGCATGATCAACCTCGGCGGCAAGGTCGACGGACTGCAGCTGGGCCTGGTCAACTGGGCCCACAGCGCCAAGGCCTCGATCGGTCTCATCAGCCTCACACGCGAGGGTGGCGTGCACCCCGAGCTGTGGACCTCCGATCTCGCGGCATTCAACCTCGGGCTGCGGTTCCCCGCCCGCTACACCTACTCGGGCTTCGTGATCGGCGTCCACCCCTTCGGCCGCGGCGCGAGCTGGCAGTTCGGCCTACTGCTCGGGGCCCACGTGCCGATCGTCAAGAGCGCGTTCCTCGACGTCGACATCGGCAGCTACATCGTGCTTCAGGGCATGAAGGTCACCAAGCCGCCGGGCACCGTGAACCAGCTGCGGATGCTGTTCGGCTGGCAGGCATTGCCGCGGCTGGCGGTGTTCGGTGGGCCGACGCTGTCGCTGTTCGTCAACAAGGTCTCCGACGACCTCGCGCGTCCCGGCTACCGCTGGACGGTCTTCGACCACGTCAAGAGCAACGTCCGCACGCGTCTGTGGCCTGGGTTCGCGGTCGGCCTGCGTTTCTAG
- a CDS encoding HTH domain-containing protein, with amino-acid sequence MRRVQRLFALTELLRARRTGVTAESLAERLGVSVRTIYRDLDALRDAELPLHGERGRGGGFVLDRSYSMPPVNFTAREAAVVLAAGRWLIEQRMVPFAATLATALDKVEGALPQPAQRELVGLRKTLSYVGVPSQRVDPEVAAVVERAWLDRRPLSITYDGHDGVTKRRVRIRDVVVDRRETLINVDDLDKQAARQFKLHRIRAARLLAANDASPSRP; translated from the coding sequence ATGCGTCGCGTGCAGCGTCTGTTCGCCCTCACCGAGCTCCTACGGGCCCGTCGGACCGGCGTGACGGCCGAGAGCCTGGCCGAGCGACTCGGGGTCTCCGTGCGCACGATCTACCGCGACCTCGACGCGCTGCGCGACGCCGAGCTGCCGCTGCACGGCGAGCGCGGGCGCGGCGGAGGCTTCGTGCTCGACCGCTCGTACTCGATGCCGCCGGTGAACTTCACCGCGCGCGAGGCCGCCGTGGTGCTCGCGGCCGGACGATGGTTGATCGAGCAGCGCATGGTGCCGTTTGCGGCGACCCTCGCGACTGCGCTCGACAAGGTCGAGGGCGCGCTACCGCAGCCCGCCCAGCGCGAGCTGGTGGGCCTGCGCAAGACGCTCTCGTACGTCGGCGTGCCGTCGCAGCGGGTCGATCCGGAGGTCGCCGCCGTGGTCGAGCGCGCGTGGCTCGATCGGCGGCCGCTTTCGATCACCTACGACGGCCACGACGGCGTCACCAAGCGTCGCGTGCGTATCCGTGACGTCGTGGTCGATCGCCGCGAGACCTTGATCAACGTCGACGATCTCGACAAGCAGGCCGCGCGACAGTTCAAGCTGCACCGCATCCGCGCCGCGCGACTGCTGGCGGCGAACGACGCCAGCCCCTCGCGGCCATAG
- a CDS encoding glutathione S-transferase family protein gives MQTNELVLCELRDTGRCELESFSPFCVKVHRALRAAGLRYERRHADRPDAYREHNPTGQVPVLLVDGVPVADSTRILARIETLGGRSLLPADPRARAEALLWEELADTALNGFLVAARWADPRNWPVTRAAYFVGMPAPVRAIVPALLRRGVVRSLVARDVWRSGPEACWARFEALLDALEARAPERGFWLGETVGIADVALFGQLQGLRTDLTAWQMQCVQARPRLTAWLDRVDAATRPLHAVRSQAA, from the coding sequence ATGCAAACCAACGAACTGGTCCTGTGCGAGCTGCGCGACACTGGTCGCTGCGAGCTCGAGAGCTTCTCGCCCTTCTGCGTGAAGGTGCACCGCGCGCTGCGGGCGGCGGGCCTGCGCTACGAGCGACGTCACGCGGACCGTCCCGATGCCTATCGCGAGCACAACCCCACTGGACAGGTGCCGGTGCTGTTGGTCGACGGCGTGCCGGTGGCGGACTCGACGCGGATCCTCGCGCGCATCGAGACGCTCGGCGGGCGCTCGCTGCTGCCCGCCGATCCCCGCGCCCGCGCCGAGGCCCTGCTCTGGGAGGAGCTGGCCGACACCGCGCTCAACGGATTCCTCGTGGCCGCGCGTTGGGCCGACCCGCGCAACTGGCCGGTCACGCGCGCGGCCTACTTCGTGGGCATGCCGGCCCCGGTGCGCGCGATCGTGCCGGCGCTGCTGCGCCGCGGGGTCGTGCGCTCACTGGTGGCGCGCGACGTGTGGCGCAGCGGCCCCGAGGCCTGCTGGGCGCGCTTCGAAGCGCTGCTCGACGCACTCGAGGCCCGTGCGCCCGAGCGTGGCTTCTGGCTCGGCGAGACGGTCGGCATCGCCGACGTGGCGTTGTTCGGCCAGCTGCAGGGCCTGCGCACCGATCTCACCGCGTGGCAGATGCAGTGCGTGCAAGCGAGGCCGCGCCTGACGGCATGGCTCGATCGTGTCGACGCGGCGACGCGGCCACTGCACGCGGTGCGCTCGCAGGCCGCATGA
- a CDS encoding GFA family protein, with protein MSDEAGNSVRAVCLCGALRVTATLPTLWVAHCHCTYCRRAHGAAVVTWAGFRSEQVAIDGHEPRWHVSSPGARRGFCGTCGSPMLFEAERWPGEMHVARALIVDPLDREPMAHVFYDDHVPWLAITDALPKKG; from the coding sequence ATGAGCGACGAAGCGGGAAACTCGGTGCGCGCGGTGTGCCTGTGCGGCGCGCTGCGGGTCACGGCGACGCTGCCGACGCTGTGGGTCGCGCACTGTCACTGCACGTACTGCCGCCGTGCCCACGGCGCGGCCGTGGTCACTTGGGCGGGCTTCCGCAGCGAACAGGTCGCCATCGACGGGCACGAACCGCGCTGGCATGTGTCGAGCCCGGGTGCACGTCGAGGGTTCTGCGGCACCTGTGGCAGCCCGATGCTGTTCGAGGCCGAGCGCTGGCCCGGCGAGATGCACGTCGCGAGGGCGCTCATCGTCGATCCGCTCGATCGCGAGCCGATGGCCCACGTCTTCTACGACGACCACGTGCCGTGGCTGGCGATCACCGATGCGCTGCCGAAGAAGGGCTAG
- the pap gene encoding polyphosphate:AMP phosphotransferase, with protein sequence MFESAEIDHEIPKSEYETMVDELRARLLEAQRTLLEQSKQAVLVVIAGVDGGGKGETVQLINSWLDPRQVRTVAFGDPSDEERDRPPLWRYWRMLPPKGKVGIFFDSWYTAPLAGRAYGDWGQAQFDRAVERASRFERMLANEGFVLLKLWFHLAKSQQRKRLRELEKDKLTRWRVTKEDWDHFENYDRLTECATRALRLSSTDFAPWIVVPGRDERYRSVVVARGLLDAMCNDDVVEAPSETAMHPVATVDGNNVLSTLDHSQSLDKDEYRRELARWQGKLAKLVRRPAFAKRSLVVVFEGMDAAGKGGAIRRFAAALDPRLYELVPIAAPTDEERARPYLWRFWRHLPRRGKAVVFDRSWYGRVLVERVEGFCTTRDWMRAYSEINDFEEQMAEHGAVIVKLWLQIDADEQLRRFRDREEEVTKRWKIGPEDWRNRDKWPQYEAAVADMVDRTSTELAPWTLVAANDKNHARVTVLRTICERLEAALEDDA encoded by the coding sequence ATGTTCGAATCCGCCGAGATCGACCACGAGATTCCCAAGTCCGAGTACGAGACCATGGTCGACGAGCTGCGCGCGCGACTGCTCGAGGCGCAGCGGACGTTGCTCGAGCAGTCCAAGCAGGCGGTGCTGGTGGTCATCGCGGGGGTCGATGGCGGCGGCAAGGGCGAGACGGTGCAGCTCATCAACAGCTGGCTCGATCCGCGGCAGGTCCGAACGGTCGCGTTCGGCGATCCGAGCGACGAGGAGCGTGACCGGCCGCCGCTGTGGCGGTACTGGCGGATGCTGCCGCCCAAGGGCAAGGTCGGCATCTTCTTCGACTCCTGGTACACGGCGCCGCTGGCGGGGCGGGCCTACGGTGACTGGGGGCAGGCGCAGTTCGATCGCGCGGTCGAGCGCGCGAGCCGGTTCGAGCGGATGTTGGCCAACGAGGGCTTCGTGCTGCTCAAGCTGTGGTTCCACCTCGCCAAGTCGCAGCAGCGCAAGCGTCTGCGCGAGCTCGAGAAGGACAAGCTCACGCGCTGGCGCGTGACCAAGGAAGACTGGGACCACTTCGAGAACTACGACCGGCTCACCGAGTGCGCCACGCGGGCGCTGCGACTGTCGAGCACCGACTTCGCGCCGTGGATCGTCGTGCCCGGCCGTGACGAACGCTACCGCTCGGTGGTGGTCGCGCGGGGACTGCTCGACGCCATGTGCAACGACGACGTCGTCGAGGCGCCGAGCGAGACCGCCATGCATCCGGTCGCGACCGTCGACGGCAACAATGTGCTGAGCACCCTCGATCACAGCCAGAGCCTCGACAAGGACGAGTACCGCCGCGAGCTCGCGCGCTGGCAGGGCAAGCTGGCCAAGCTGGTGCGGCGGCCGGCGTTCGCGAAGCGCTCGTTGGTGGTGGTGTTCGAGGGCATGGACGCGGCCGGCAAGGGTGGTGCGATCCGTCGCTTCGCGGCTGCGCTCGATCCGCGGCTGTACGAGCTGGTGCCGATCGCCGCGCCCACCGACGAGGAGCGCGCGCGCCCGTACCTGTGGCGGTTCTGGCGGCATCTGCCGCGTCGGGGCAAGGCCGTGGTCTTCGATCGCTCGTGGTACGGCCGCGTGCTGGTCGAGCGTGTCGAGGGCTTCTGCACCACCCGCGACTGGATGCGTGCGTACTCCGAGATCAACGACTTCGAGGAGCAGATGGCAGAGCACGGCGCCGTGATCGTGAAGCTGTGGCTGCAGATCGACGCCGACGAGCAGCTGCGTCGCTTCCGCGATCGCGAGGAGGAGGTCACCAAGCGCTGGAAGATCGGCCCCGAGGACTGGCGCAACCGGGACAAGTGGCCGCAGTACGAGGCGGCGGTCGCCGACATGGTCGACCGCACCAGCACCGAGCTCGCGCCGTGGACGTTGGTCGCGGCCAACGACAAGAACCACGCCCGCGTCACGGTGCTGAGGACGATCTGCGAGCGTCTCGAGGCCGCGTTGGAGGACGACGCATGA
- a CDS encoding HEAT repeat domain-containing protein has translation MSNGDRSRPLALVERVQQLALTSVLQLLGVKPGEGHRTGLLFVYLLCGSAVLVLGRTVRDTLFLSRYSLSALPWMFVLYGVASALTVVLYARYADRIERGRLVTVSVAVASATYLATFVLVKLDVPWIYPGFYVWSDVVANLLIVQFWTIANDLHDPRAARRLYPTISAARVVGVVAIGLVSGAFVQVIGTVQLLFVLIALMVAIAFLARRLRAFPRSEASTPPRSRGPKPRIMGDRYVHALGLFILLTFAALTIGDYQFKAIARASYQEDELARFFSLFYAVAGAVSLVFQMLVTPRLLARYGIRAGMSVLPVSFGLAAFVLPFVPVLPVATVMKFADNGFQYTIHETSMQALYGPFRAEVKARTRAFLEAVIKPLSYGVGGLALVLLASRIEVSMLSVVSCVLIAGAAAVIPLVRRHYVVALERNIGARGDGDGDDFVFDARATPGLFNVLEHGRPTTVLLALDQLENEHSPAFVAMLQRLVRNPDANVREAAYRRLASIGLGEPAVAVAGLDDADARVRAAATGATASLLGDDAIEALARMRDDPSQDVRVAAIAGLLGHGGVEGVIEGAAMLAALLASTDPDARIEATRVLRELGASAYRPVRTLMLDPDPDVRRAALRAAKYVADVRLVPLLVDALHRPATRGRAAAALVAIGEQAIAPLAALLGDPNVPRPTRLMLPRILRESPSPRTYALLRPHAQAVDGHLRLRVLAAMSSVRSRAGSIREPFAVVEQWVRFEIEAGYRNMAAWQRLPAGLATPLLHEEFDFRRLRAYRRILRILELRYARAPLTLVRTAIDRGERRANALEVLDTLLEPALRPLVLPFFDEVDDDAKLARVGAMVPEVPPPEVFLLGQCEHPNPFVAAIAIDALREAGSPALAETARARVDSLDPLVREVCLRALASVGESPPPSSVRDPDPVVAKLARALTRSLTERTMHSTLEKILMLKGTPLFSTVAAEDLSALARTAEERSFAAGQDIVREGESGDELFVILSGRVAVHRAGAEVTTLGPGEAFGEISVLDAGPRTATVTAEAATDVLAVTSEEFYEILYEQAEIAEGVIRMLVKRLRDASRGG, from the coding sequence TTGAGCAACGGCGATCGCAGTCGTCCGCTCGCACTGGTCGAGCGCGTGCAACAGCTCGCGCTCACCTCGGTGCTCCAGCTGTTGGGCGTCAAGCCCGGGGAAGGCCACCGCACCGGCCTGCTCTTCGTCTACCTGCTGTGCGGCTCGGCGGTCCTCGTGCTCGGACGCACCGTCCGCGACACGTTGTTCCTCAGCCGCTACTCCTTGAGCGCACTGCCGTGGATGTTCGTGCTGTACGGCGTCGCGTCGGCGCTCACGGTGGTGCTGTACGCCCGCTACGCGGATCGCATCGAGCGCGGGCGGTTGGTCACGGTCTCGGTTGCGGTGGCATCCGCGACCTATCTCGCGACCTTCGTGCTGGTGAAGCTGGACGTACCGTGGATCTACCCCGGCTTCTACGTCTGGTCGGACGTGGTCGCCAACCTGCTGATCGTGCAGTTCTGGACCATCGCCAATGATCTGCACGACCCCCGTGCCGCGCGTCGGTTGTATCCGACGATCTCGGCGGCGCGGGTGGTCGGGGTGGTCGCGATCGGCCTGGTCTCGGGCGCGTTCGTGCAGGTCATCGGTACCGTGCAGCTGCTGTTCGTGCTGATCGCCCTGATGGTCGCGATCGCGTTCCTGGCCCGGCGCCTGCGGGCGTTCCCGCGGAGCGAGGCCTCGACGCCGCCGCGAAGTCGCGGTCCCAAGCCGCGCATCATGGGTGACCGCTACGTGCACGCGCTGGGGCTGTTCATCCTGCTCACGTTTGCAGCGCTCACGATCGGCGACTACCAGTTCAAGGCCATCGCCCGCGCCAGCTATCAAGAGGACGAACTCGCGCGGTTCTTCTCGCTGTTCTACGCGGTCGCCGGCGCGGTGTCGTTGGTGTTCCAGATGCTCGTGACGCCGCGCTTGCTGGCGCGCTATGGCATCCGCGCGGGCATGTCGGTGCTGCCGGTGTCGTTCGGGCTCGCGGCGTTCGTGCTGCCGTTCGTGCCGGTGCTGCCGGTCGCGACGGTGATGAAGTTCGCCGACAACGGCTTCCAGTACACCATCCACGAGACCAGCATGCAGGCGCTGTACGGCCCGTTCCGCGCCGAGGTCAAGGCGCGCACGCGGGCCTTCCTCGAGGCCGTCATCAAGCCGCTGTCCTACGGTGTCGGTGGGCTCGCGCTGGTGCTGCTCGCCTCGCGCATCGAGGTCTCGATGCTGTCGGTGGTGTCGTGTGTCCTGATCGCGGGCGCGGCCGCGGTGATTCCGCTGGTGCGCCGCCACTATGTGGTCGCGCTCGAGCGCAACATCGGCGCCCGCGGTGACGGCGACGGCGACGACTTCGTGTTCGATGCTCGCGCCACGCCGGGGCTGTTCAACGTGCTCGAGCACGGCCGTCCGACCACCGTGCTGCTGGCGCTCGATCAGCTGGAGAACGAGCACAGCCCCGCGTTCGTGGCGATGCTGCAGCGACTGGTGCGCAACCCCGACGCCAACGTGCGCGAGGCGGCGTACCGACGGCTGGCGTCGATCGGGCTCGGCGAGCCGGCGGTGGCGGTCGCGGGGCTCGACGACGCCGATGCCCGCGTGCGCGCGGCCGCGACCGGTGCCACCGCGTCGCTGCTCGGTGACGACGCGATCGAGGCGCTCGCACGCATGCGCGACGACCCTTCGCAGGACGTGCGCGTTGCCGCGATCGCGGGTCTGCTCGGGCACGGCGGTGTCGAGGGCGTGATCGAAGGCGCGGCGATGCTGGCGGCCCTGCTCGCATCGACGGACCCCGACGCGCGCATCGAGGCCACGCGGGTGCTGCGGGAGCTGGGCGCATCGGCGTATCGCCCGGTGCGGACGCTGATGCTCGATCCCGATCCCGATGTCCGGCGTGCGGCGCTGCGGGCCGCCAAGTACGTCGCCGACGTGCGGCTGGTGCCGCTGCTGGTCGATGCGTTGCACCGCCCCGCCACGCGTGGGCGCGCGGCCGCGGCGTTGGTGGCGATCGGCGAGCAGGCCATCGCGCCGCTCGCCGCGTTGCTCGGCGACCCCAACGTGCCGCGGCCGACGCGGCTGATGCTGCCGCGGATCCTCCGCGAGTCGCCGTCGCCCCGCACCTACGCCCTGCTGCGGCCGCACGCGCAGGCGGTCGACGGACACCTGCGGCTGCGCGTGCTGGCGGCGATGTCGTCGGTGCGCTCGCGCGCGGGCTCGATTCGCGAGCCGTTCGCGGTGGTCGAGCAGTGGGTGCGTTTCGAGATCGAGGCCGGCTACCGCAACATGGCCGCGTGGCAGCGCCTGCCAGCGGGGCTCGCGACGCCGCTGCTGCACGAGGAGTTCGACTTCCGGCGGCTGCGGGCGTATCGCCGCATCCTGCGGATCCTCGAGCTGCGCTATGCCCGGGCGCCGCTGACGTTGGTGCGAACCGCGATCGATCGCGGCGAGCGGCGGGCCAACGCGCTCGAGGTGCTCGACACCCTGCTCGAGCCGGCGCTGCGCCCGTTGGTGCTGCCGTTCTTCGACGAGGTCGACGACGACGCCAAGCTCGCGCGTGTCGGTGCGATGGTGCCCGAGGTGCCGCCGCCCGAGGTGTTCCTGTTGGGGCAGTGCGAGCACCCGAACCCGTTCGTCGCCGCCATCGCCATCGATGCCCTGCGCGAGGCCGGCTCACCCGCGCTCGCCGAGACCGCGCGTGCACGCGTCGACTCGCTCGACCCGCTGGTGCGCGAGGTGTGCCTGCGGGCACTCGCGAGCGTCGGCGAGTCGCCGCCGCCGTCGTCGGTCCGCGACCCCGATCCGGTGGTCGCGAAGCTCGCCCGCGCGCTCACCCGATCCCTCACGGAGCGAACCATGCACTCGACGCTCGAGAAGATCCTGATGCTCAAGGGCACGCCGCTGTTCAGCACGGTGGCCGCCGAAGACCTGTCGGCGCTCGCACGCACCGCCGAAGAGCGCAGCTTTGCGGCGGGGCAGGACATCGTGCGCGAGGGCGAGTCCGGCGACGAGCTCTTCGTGATCCTGAGCGGCCGCGTGGCGGTGCACCGCGCCGGCGCGGAGGTCACCACGCTCGGGCCCGGCGAGGCCTTCGGCGAGATCTCGGTGCTCGACGCCGGACCGCGCACCGCCACCGTCACGGCCGAGGCTGCGACCGACGTGCTCGCGGTGACCAGCGAGGAGTTCTACGAGATCCTCTACGAGCAGGCCGAGATCGCCGAGGGCGTGATCCGCATGCTGGTGAAGCGACTGCGCGACGCCTCGCGGGGTGGGTGA
- a CDS encoding SDR family oxidoreductase: MQLSELKIIVTGGARGMGAHFATRLHEAGAKVVAADLDTEGLAALPSGIHTRVCNVAVESECESLVAWAHEQMGGLNGLINNAGIIRDGLTIKENRETGELAKFDTKAWQAVLDVNLTGAFFMVREVAYVMAKNRIRPGVIVNMSSVARHGNRGQSNYVSAKAALAANTVTWAREFAKYGIRVGTIAPGMVETPMTQGMNQKARDALVAMIPVGRIGVPEDLWQAVRFVLECDYFNGRTLDVDGGLQM; encoded by the coding sequence ATGCAGCTGTCCGAACTGAAGATCATCGTCACCGGAGGCGCCCGCGGGATGGGTGCCCACTTCGCCACCCGGCTTCACGAGGCCGGCGCGAAGGTCGTCGCCGCCGACCTCGACACCGAGGGCCTCGCGGCGCTGCCGTCCGGCATCCACACGCGGGTCTGCAACGTCGCGGTCGAGTCCGAGTGCGAGTCGTTGGTCGCGTGGGCCCACGAACAGATGGGCGGCCTCAACGGCCTCATCAACAACGCCGGCATCATCCGCGACGGCCTCACGATCAAGGAGAACCGCGAGACCGGCGAGCTCGCGAAGTTCGACACCAAGGCGTGGCAGGCGGTGCTCGACGTCAACCTGACCGGCGCGTTCTTCATGGTGCGCGAGGTCGCGTACGTGATGGCCAAGAACCGCATCCGCCCGGGCGTCATCGTCAACATGTCGAGCGTCGCGCGCCACGGCAACCGCGGCCAGTCGAACTACGTGTCGGCCAAGGCGGCGCTGGCCGCCAACACCGTCACGTGGGCGCGCGAGTTCGCCAAGTACGGCATCCGCGTCGGCACCATCGCGCCCGGCATGGTCGAGACGCCGATGACGCAGGGCATGAACCAGAAGGCCCGCGACGCGCTGGTCGCGATGATCCCCGTCGGCCGCATCGGCGTGCCCGAGGACCTGTGGCAGGCGGTGCGCTTCGTGCTCGAGTGCGACTACTTCAACGGCCGCACGCTCGACGTCGACGGCGGATTGCAGATGTGA